Proteins found in one Zea mays cultivar B73 chromosome 1, Zm-B73-REFERENCE-NAM-5.0, whole genome shotgun sequence genomic segment:
- the LOC103634545 gene encoding BRCT domain-containing protein At4g02110 isoform X1, producing MASPATDDDIGDEHLFDGVRFMLVGFNTYDASQYRSEMVRRGGTDAGPSGNGCTHVVVWNRIYDDPTCVAERAQGKKVVSGLWVEDSLDRGVLADADRVLYWPMRHLKGIPGAQSLLICLTGYQKRYREDMMKMVSLMGARFSKPLIANAVTHLVCYKFEGEKYEVAKKVNIKLVNHQWLEDCLKAWKILPVSDYSKSSWELELMDTHAIDSEHEAEASEPRSLNNRPSVSGNREVVVGRNSNTPVHIVNTEDDNSKTHGIRGRISANSTVAVSANVDVFGPIQSPSVHIMNIEDADINTHDITGQDNPDSSLLPISAKVDILAPIQSSGEKRDTVRTTNSPNLQEVKEKYVGARTQDLASGVLGPQSTSKMPVFRNHVDTLNGTLDVLKGHTDHVSRKYSASHDQTDVAEVLLTSPLRGNQSVDELDSSKVDRWQHQEKDRPSGSHITAAGYLNADAKLNNHEFNPKPRSDSMSNYIKNTNNYKKTSRNSFLQEGYSVNHMVSPQRAEESTLRGYSNLSTLETRQQKVIQPADVQSIAGNENPKREDGLDGACAQKRKSLVSPASINLQTEDLASETGPLDSPFVSRVSDASERIINLVEANAVNLGKERSSFSTSRQARSRKTSLKHGGPINGIKLSEYSSSDKNVKSLQKGRMSFKAMTESKCAMSSSATVQDGKTSAGFPFQDKDGESTHSSGNAANQDCLNEIGNAFTKDPAHDKSVHSSNNSQVVPSYRNASSRIEDPVKVNGNEMAVASNSELEKVVSDATVKESTKQFQDTSRNVQAETSYSKKAPTTIRRNAGVKRHRSADIEAEGSVINSAKKVVPESWPAKGSVINSAKKVVPESWPAKVIHGEHADPASKNGYSTSCAAELKTNRPKKALICRVTNTVAKRTRGACAKKDDARVSSSLEFSKVTSQENFEIISPKKLDTANADEQRRNSPKKIQNTRVRNRATKRSWKSDTNMSNDTVMDKAETVAAGALSDDLLPTDNVEDWPKKLSSHGSVSDCETLSPKTISKARIRNAASNRKIRTVDHKSGDKFGKIGSAVKSETKAFSSNRTEGISCNISKVIADPDSEKSNKDVVREVSGLFCQDSCTIDKQGSYNSKLRSSTRNKAPTPDHEKENRLGSSDLNSKPNRTGSLRSKSDAKSIKKNTRVLSKHQRGNRSEPCTLITSKPALFILSGNSEQRRGYRSILRRLKGRVCRDSHHWSYQATHFIAPDPLRRTEKFFAAAAAGRWILKREYLTACIEAGKFVDEEPFEWFGTGFNDGRTISFDAPRKWRNIRQQMGHGAFYGMQIVAYGQFILPTLDTVKRAVKAGDGAVLATSPPYTRFLDSGVDFAVVSESISRTDAWVQEFISHGIPCVSADYLVEYVCKPGQPLDRHVLFETNCVASKSLEKLTKKQVEMATAEKSEPSEDDDPEDLSCSACGRRDRGDVMLICGDEAGEAGCGIGMHIDCCDPPLDAVPDDDWMCPRCAVPEPETETKHARGTERRGRGSRRR from the exons ATGGCCTCACCTGCCACGGACGACGACATCGGCGACGAGCACCTGTTCGACGGCGTCCGCTTCATGCTGGTCGGATTCAACACCTATGACGCGTCCCAG TACCGGTCGGAGATGGTGCGGCGCGGCGGCACCGACGCCGGGCCGTCGGGCAACGGGTGCACACACGTGGTCGTGTGGAACCGCATCTAC GATGACCCGACGTGCGTGGCCGAGCGGGCGCAAGGGAAGAAGGTCGTCAGCGGGCTGTGGGTGGAGGACAGCTTGGATCGCGGGGTGCTTGCTGATGCCGATAGG GTTTTGTATTGGCCGATGAGACATTTGAAGGGAATACCGGGTGCTCAATCGTTGCTTATATGCTTGACGGGTTACCAAAAACGCTATCGCGAAGACATGATG AAAATGGTTTCTTTGATGGGAGCACGGTTCTCAAAACCTTTGATAGCAAATGCAGTCACTCACCTTGTTTGTTATAAATTCGAAG GTGAGAAGTATGAGGTTGCAAAAAAGGTGAACATCAAACTTGTTAATCACCAGTGGTTGGAAGACTG CTTAAAGGCATGGAAAATTCTCCCAGTCAGTGATTATAGCAAAAG TAGTTGGGAGCTAGAATTAATGGATACACATGCCATTGACTCTGAACATGAAGCAGAAGCATCAGAACCAAGGTCATTGAACAATAGGCCCAGTGTCAG TGGTAACAGAGAGGTGGTGGTAGGAAGGAATTCGAACACTCCTGTTCATATCGTAAATACAGAAGATGACAACAGCAAGACACATGGCATTAGAGGCCGAATCAGTGCTAACTCTACGGTTGCAGTTTCTGCTAATGTTGATGTGTTTGGACCCATTCAAAGTCCTTCTGTTCATATCATGAATATAGAAGATGCAGACATCAATACCCATGATATTACAGGCCAAGACAATCCTGACTCTAGTTTGTTGCCAATTTCTGCCAAGGTTGATATACTCGCTCCCATTCAATCTTCTGGTGAAAAGAGAGACACTGTAAGAACCACAAATAGCCCAAATCTGCAGGAAGTTAAAGAAAAATATGTTGGTGCAAGGACACAGGACCTTGCAAGTGGTGTTCTAGGTCCTCAAAGCACAAGCAAAATGCCTGTTTTTAGAAATCATGTAGATACCTTAAATGGGACCCTGGACGTTCTAAAAGGCCATACAGATCATGTTTCTCGAAAATATTCTGCCAGCCATGATCAGACTGATGTTGCTGAAGTCTTATTGACCAGTCCTTTGAGAGGAAATCAGTCTGTGGACGAGCTCGATTCATCAAAAGTTGACAGATGGCAACATCAGGAGAAGGATAGACCCTCAGGTAGTCATATCACAGCAGCTGGTTACTTAAATGCCGATGCCAAGCTCAACAATCATGAGTTCAATCCGAAGCCTCGTAGTGATTCCATGTCTAACTACATCAAGAACACAAATAACTATAAAAAGACCTCTCGGAATTCATTTTTACAGGAAGGGTATTCAGTTAACCATATGGTATCACCTCAGAGGGCTGAAGAAAGCACACTGAGAGGTTACTCCAATCTTTCTACATTAGAAACAAGACAGCAAAAGGTTATTCAACCTGCTGATGTTCAGAGCATTGCAGGCAATGAAAATCCTAAGCGTGAGGATGGACTAGATGGTGCATGTGCTCAGAAAAGGAAGAGCTTGGTCTCCCCAGCTAGCATAAATTTGCAAACGGAAGATTTGGCGTCAGAAACTGGTCCTTTAGATTCTCCATTTGTGAGTAGAGTGAGTGATGCATCTGAAAGGATAATAAATCTAGTTGAAGCTAATGCTGTTAATTTGGGAAAGGAACGCTCTAGCTTTTCTACAAGCAGACAAGCAAGATCTAGGAAGACTTCTCTCAAGCATGGTGGTCCCATCAATGGAATCAAACTTTCTGAATATTCTTCAAGTGATAAGAATGTAAAATCTTTACAGAAAGGAAGGATGTCATTCAAAGCAATGACAGAAAGTAAATGTGCCATGAGTTCTTCAGCCACTGTTCAAGATGGAAAAACAAGTGCAGGTTTCCCGTTTCAGGATAAGGATGGGGAAAGTACACACAGTAGTGGTAATGCAGCAAATCAAGATTGCTTGAATGAGATAGGAAATGCCTTCACAAAGGATCCGGCACATGACAAATCTGTGCACAGTTCAAATAATTCACAAGTTGTGCCCTCTTATAGAAATGCCAGCAGTAGGATAGAAGATCCAGTCAAAGTTAATGGTAATGAAATGGCAGTGGCATCAAATTCTGAACTTGAGAAGGTGGTGTCTGATGCCACTGTGAAAGAAAGCACAAAACAATTTCAAGACACTTCAAGGAATGTCCAGGCTGAAACGAGTTATTCAAAGAAAGCACCAACTACTATAAGAAGGAATGCAGGTGTCAAGAGGCACCGGAGCGCTGATATCGAGGCTGAAGGGTCAGTTATCAACAGTGCTAAGAAAGTTGTTCCTGAATCCTGGCCTGCCAAAGGGTCAGTTATCAACAGTGCTAAGAAAGTTGTTCCTGAATCCTGGCCTGCCAAAGTGATTCATGGTGAGCATGCTGACCCAGCCTCTAAAAATGGCTACAGCACATCATGTGCAGCTGAACTCAAAACAAATCGTCCAAAGAAAGCATTGATCTGTAGAGTGACAAATACTGTTGCAAAGAGGACACGGGGTGCTTGCGCCAAGAAAGATGATGCACGGGTAAGTTCTAGTTTGGAGTTCAGTAAAGTGACGTCTCAAGAAAATTTTGAGATAATCTCTCCCAAAAAACTTGACACTGCAAATGCTGATGAACAACGAAGAAATTCACCTAAGAAAATACAGAACACCAGAGTAAGGAATAGAGCCACGAAGAGGTCATGGAAATCTGACACCAACATGAGCAATGATACAGTAATGGACAAAGCTGAGACAGTGGCTGCTGGTGCATTGTCTGATGACTTGCTTCCCACAGACAATGTTGAAGACTGGCCTAAAAAGCTTTCCAGTCATGGAAGTGTTAGTGACTGTGAAACACTTTCTCCAAAAACCATATCAAAGGCCAGAATTAGGAATGCAGCTTCCAACAGGAAAATAAGAACTGTAGACCACAAGTCCGGCGACAAGTTTGGCAAAATTGGTAGTGCCGTTAAGTCTGAAACAAAAGCTTTTTCATCAAACAGAACCGAAGGGATTTCATGCAATATCAGCAAAGTAATTGCTGATCCAGACTCCGAGAAGTCCAACAAGGATGTGGTAAGAGAGGTGTCGGGGCTGTTTTGCCAAGATTCTTGCACGATAGACAAGCAAGGATCATACAATTCTAAGTTGAGAAGCagcacaaggaacaaagctccgaCTCCAGATCATGAAAAGGAGAACAGACTAGGCTCTAGTGATCTCAACTCTAAACCAAACAGAACTGGCAGTCTGCGTTCCAAATCTGATGCAAAATCGATCAAGAAAAACACGCGTGTGCTCAGTAAGCACCAAAGGGGAAATAGAAGTGAACCTTGCACCTTGATCACGAGCAAACCTGCATTGTTTATCTTAAGTGGAAATAGTGAGCAGAGAAGGGGTTATCGCTCGATACTTAGACGGCTGAAGGGGCGAGTTTGTAGGGATTCACATCACTGGTCATACCAAGCAACGCATTTCATCGCTCCAGACCCTCTGAGGAGAACCGAGAAGTTCTTTGCAGCGGCTGCAGCTGGCAG GTGGATACTGAAGAGAGAGTACTTGACCGCGTGCATTGAGGCCGGCAAGTTCGTGGACGAAGAACCGTTTGAATGGTTCGGCACAGGCTTCAACGATGGACGAACAATCAGTTTCGACGCTCCCAGGAAATGGCGAAACATAAGGCAGCAGATGGGCCATGGCGCCTTCTACGGAATGCAGATCGTTGCCTACGGACAGTTCATATTACCAACTCTG GACACAGTAAAGCGTGCAGTAAAGGCCGGCGATGGCGCCGTTTTAGCAACATCGCCGCCATACACCCGGTTCCTAGACTCTGGAGTCGACTTCGCCGTGGTATCAGAGAGCATATCACGAACAGACGCGTGGGTCCAGGAATTCATCAGCCACGGCATTCCCTGTGTCAGCGCCGATTACCTGGTCGAGTACGTGTGCAAGCCGGGCCAGCCCCTGGACCGGCACGTTCTCTTCGAGACGAACTGCGTGGCCAGCAAGTCCCTGGAGAAACTCACGAAGAAGCAGGTAGAGATGGCAACGGCGGAGAAGTCGGAACCGTCGGAAGACGACGATCCGGAGGACCTGAGCTGCTCGGCGTGCGGCCGCAGGGACCGGGGAGACGTGATGCTGATCTGCGGCGACGAGGCCGGCGAGGCCGGCTGCGGGATCGGCATGCACATCGACTGCTGCGACCCTCCCCTGGACGCCGTCCCCGACGACGACTGGATGTGCCCCAGGTGCGCCGTGCCGGAGCCCGAGACCGAGACGAAGCATGCTAGAGGCACCGAACGCAGGGGCAGAGGGTCCAGGCGAAGGTGA
- the LOC103634545 gene encoding BRCT domain-containing protein At4g02110 isoform X3: MASPATDDDIGDEHLFDGVRFMLVGFNTYDASQYRSEMVRRGGTDAGPSGNGCTHVVVWNRIYDDPTCVAERAQGKKVVSGLWVEDSLDRGVLADADRVLYWPMRHLKGIPGAQSLLICLTGYQKRYREDMMKMVSLMGARFSKPLIANAVTHLVCYKFEGEKYEVAKKVNIKLVNHQWLEDCLKAWKILPVSDYSKSSWELELMDTHAIDSEHEAEASEPRSLNNRPSVREVVVGRNSNTPVHIVNTEDDNSKTHGIRGRISANSTVAVSANVDVFGPIQSPSVHIMNIEDADINTHDITGQDNPDSSLLPISAKVDILAPIQSSGEKRDTVRTTNSPNLQEVKEKYVGARTQDLASGVLGPQSTSKMPVFRNHVDTLNGTLDVLKGHTDHVSRKYSASHDQTDVAEVLLTSPLRGNQSVDELDSSKVDRWQHQEKDRPSGSHITAAGYLNADAKLNNHEFNPKPRSDSMSNYIKNTNNYKKTSRNSFLQEGYSVNHMVSPQRAEESTLRGYSNLSTLETRQQKVIQPADVQSIAGNENPKREDGLDGACAQKRKSLVSPASINLQTEDLASETGPLDSPFVSRVSDASERIINLVEANAVNLGKERSSFSTSRQARSRKTSLKHGGPINGIKLSEYSSSDKNVKSLQKGRMSFKAMTESKCAMSSSATVQDGKTSAGFPFQDKDGESTHSSGNAANQDCLNEIGNAFTKDPAHDKSVHSSNNSQVVPSYRNASSRIEDPVKVNGNEMAVASNSELEKVVSDATVKESTKQFQDTSRNVQAETSYSKKAPTTIRRNAGVKRHRSADIEAEGSVINSAKKVVPESWPAKGSVINSAKKVVPESWPAKVIHGEHADPASKNGYSTSCAAELKTNRPKKALICRVTNTVAKRTRGACAKKDDARVSSSLEFSKVTSQENFEIISPKKLDTANADEQRRNSPKKIQNTRVRNRATKRSWKSDTNMSNDTVMDKAETVAAGALSDDLLPTDNVEDWPKKLSSHGSVSDCETLSPKTISKARIRNAASNRKIRTVDHKSGDKFGKIGSAVKSETKAFSSNRTEGISCNISKVIADPDSEKSNKDVVREVSGLFCQDSCTIDKQGSYNSKLRSSTRNKAPTPDHEKENRLGSSDLNSKPNRTGSLRSKSDAKSIKKNTRVLSKHQRGNRSEPCTLITSKPALFILSGNSEQRRGYRSILRRLKGRVCRDSHHWSYQATHFIAPDPLRRTEKFFAAAAAGRWILKREYLTACIEAGKFVDEEPFEWFGTGFNDGRTISFDAPRKWRNIRQQMGHGAFYGMQIVAYGQFILPTLDTVKRAVKAGDGAVLATSPPYTRFLDSGVDFAVVSESISRTDAWVQEFISHGIPCVSADYLVEYVCKPGQPLDRHVLFETNCVASKSLEKLTKKQVEMATAEKSEPSEDDDPEDLSCSACGRRDRGDVMLICGDEAGEAGCGIGMHIDCCDPPLDAVPDDDWMCPRCAVPEPETETKHARGTERRGRGSRRR; the protein is encoded by the exons ATGGCCTCACCTGCCACGGACGACGACATCGGCGACGAGCACCTGTTCGACGGCGTCCGCTTCATGCTGGTCGGATTCAACACCTATGACGCGTCCCAG TACCGGTCGGAGATGGTGCGGCGCGGCGGCACCGACGCCGGGCCGTCGGGCAACGGGTGCACACACGTGGTCGTGTGGAACCGCATCTAC GATGACCCGACGTGCGTGGCCGAGCGGGCGCAAGGGAAGAAGGTCGTCAGCGGGCTGTGGGTGGAGGACAGCTTGGATCGCGGGGTGCTTGCTGATGCCGATAGG GTTTTGTATTGGCCGATGAGACATTTGAAGGGAATACCGGGTGCTCAATCGTTGCTTATATGCTTGACGGGTTACCAAAAACGCTATCGCGAAGACATGATG AAAATGGTTTCTTTGATGGGAGCACGGTTCTCAAAACCTTTGATAGCAAATGCAGTCACTCACCTTGTTTGTTATAAATTCGAAG GTGAGAAGTATGAGGTTGCAAAAAAGGTGAACATCAAACTTGTTAATCACCAGTGGTTGGAAGACTG CTTAAAGGCATGGAAAATTCTCCCAGTCAGTGATTATAGCAAAAG TAGTTGGGAGCTAGAATTAATGGATACACATGCCATTGACTCTGAACATGAAGCAGAAGCATCAGAACCAAGGTCATTGAACAATAGGCCCAGTGTCAG AGAGGTGGTGGTAGGAAGGAATTCGAACACTCCTGTTCATATCGTAAATACAGAAGATGACAACAGCAAGACACATGGCATTAGAGGCCGAATCAGTGCTAACTCTACGGTTGCAGTTTCTGCTAATGTTGATGTGTTTGGACCCATTCAAAGTCCTTCTGTTCATATCATGAATATAGAAGATGCAGACATCAATACCCATGATATTACAGGCCAAGACAATCCTGACTCTAGTTTGTTGCCAATTTCTGCCAAGGTTGATATACTCGCTCCCATTCAATCTTCTGGTGAAAAGAGAGACACTGTAAGAACCACAAATAGCCCAAATCTGCAGGAAGTTAAAGAAAAATATGTTGGTGCAAGGACACAGGACCTTGCAAGTGGTGTTCTAGGTCCTCAAAGCACAAGCAAAATGCCTGTTTTTAGAAATCATGTAGATACCTTAAATGGGACCCTGGACGTTCTAAAAGGCCATACAGATCATGTTTCTCGAAAATATTCTGCCAGCCATGATCAGACTGATGTTGCTGAAGTCTTATTGACCAGTCCTTTGAGAGGAAATCAGTCTGTGGACGAGCTCGATTCATCAAAAGTTGACAGATGGCAACATCAGGAGAAGGATAGACCCTCAGGTAGTCATATCACAGCAGCTGGTTACTTAAATGCCGATGCCAAGCTCAACAATCATGAGTTCAATCCGAAGCCTCGTAGTGATTCCATGTCTAACTACATCAAGAACACAAATAACTATAAAAAGACCTCTCGGAATTCATTTTTACAGGAAGGGTATTCAGTTAACCATATGGTATCACCTCAGAGGGCTGAAGAAAGCACACTGAGAGGTTACTCCAATCTTTCTACATTAGAAACAAGACAGCAAAAGGTTATTCAACCTGCTGATGTTCAGAGCATTGCAGGCAATGAAAATCCTAAGCGTGAGGATGGACTAGATGGTGCATGTGCTCAGAAAAGGAAGAGCTTGGTCTCCCCAGCTAGCATAAATTTGCAAACGGAAGATTTGGCGTCAGAAACTGGTCCTTTAGATTCTCCATTTGTGAGTAGAGTGAGTGATGCATCTGAAAGGATAATAAATCTAGTTGAAGCTAATGCTGTTAATTTGGGAAAGGAACGCTCTAGCTTTTCTACAAGCAGACAAGCAAGATCTAGGAAGACTTCTCTCAAGCATGGTGGTCCCATCAATGGAATCAAACTTTCTGAATATTCTTCAAGTGATAAGAATGTAAAATCTTTACAGAAAGGAAGGATGTCATTCAAAGCAATGACAGAAAGTAAATGTGCCATGAGTTCTTCAGCCACTGTTCAAGATGGAAAAACAAGTGCAGGTTTCCCGTTTCAGGATAAGGATGGGGAAAGTACACACAGTAGTGGTAATGCAGCAAATCAAGATTGCTTGAATGAGATAGGAAATGCCTTCACAAAGGATCCGGCACATGACAAATCTGTGCACAGTTCAAATAATTCACAAGTTGTGCCCTCTTATAGAAATGCCAGCAGTAGGATAGAAGATCCAGTCAAAGTTAATGGTAATGAAATGGCAGTGGCATCAAATTCTGAACTTGAGAAGGTGGTGTCTGATGCCACTGTGAAAGAAAGCACAAAACAATTTCAAGACACTTCAAGGAATGTCCAGGCTGAAACGAGTTATTCAAAGAAAGCACCAACTACTATAAGAAGGAATGCAGGTGTCAAGAGGCACCGGAGCGCTGATATCGAGGCTGAAGGGTCAGTTATCAACAGTGCTAAGAAAGTTGTTCCTGAATCCTGGCCTGCCAAAGGGTCAGTTATCAACAGTGCTAAGAAAGTTGTTCCTGAATCCTGGCCTGCCAAAGTGATTCATGGTGAGCATGCTGACCCAGCCTCTAAAAATGGCTACAGCACATCATGTGCAGCTGAACTCAAAACAAATCGTCCAAAGAAAGCATTGATCTGTAGAGTGACAAATACTGTTGCAAAGAGGACACGGGGTGCTTGCGCCAAGAAAGATGATGCACGGGTAAGTTCTAGTTTGGAGTTCAGTAAAGTGACGTCTCAAGAAAATTTTGAGATAATCTCTCCCAAAAAACTTGACACTGCAAATGCTGATGAACAACGAAGAAATTCACCTAAGAAAATACAGAACACCAGAGTAAGGAATAGAGCCACGAAGAGGTCATGGAAATCTGACACCAACATGAGCAATGATACAGTAATGGACAAAGCTGAGACAGTGGCTGCTGGTGCATTGTCTGATGACTTGCTTCCCACAGACAATGTTGAAGACTGGCCTAAAAAGCTTTCCAGTCATGGAAGTGTTAGTGACTGTGAAACACTTTCTCCAAAAACCATATCAAAGGCCAGAATTAGGAATGCAGCTTCCAACAGGAAAATAAGAACTGTAGACCACAAGTCCGGCGACAAGTTTGGCAAAATTGGTAGTGCCGTTAAGTCTGAAACAAAAGCTTTTTCATCAAACAGAACCGAAGGGATTTCATGCAATATCAGCAAAGTAATTGCTGATCCAGACTCCGAGAAGTCCAACAAGGATGTGGTAAGAGAGGTGTCGGGGCTGTTTTGCCAAGATTCTTGCACGATAGACAAGCAAGGATCATACAATTCTAAGTTGAGAAGCagcacaaggaacaaagctccgaCTCCAGATCATGAAAAGGAGAACAGACTAGGCTCTAGTGATCTCAACTCTAAACCAAACAGAACTGGCAGTCTGCGTTCCAAATCTGATGCAAAATCGATCAAGAAAAACACGCGTGTGCTCAGTAAGCACCAAAGGGGAAATAGAAGTGAACCTTGCACCTTGATCACGAGCAAACCTGCATTGTTTATCTTAAGTGGAAATAGTGAGCAGAGAAGGGGTTATCGCTCGATACTTAGACGGCTGAAGGGGCGAGTTTGTAGGGATTCACATCACTGGTCATACCAAGCAACGCATTTCATCGCTCCAGACCCTCTGAGGAGAACCGAGAAGTTCTTTGCAGCGGCTGCAGCTGGCAG GTGGATACTGAAGAGAGAGTACTTGACCGCGTGCATTGAGGCCGGCAAGTTCGTGGACGAAGAACCGTTTGAATGGTTCGGCACAGGCTTCAACGATGGACGAACAATCAGTTTCGACGCTCCCAGGAAATGGCGAAACATAAGGCAGCAGATGGGCCATGGCGCCTTCTACGGAATGCAGATCGTTGCCTACGGACAGTTCATATTACCAACTCTG GACACAGTAAAGCGTGCAGTAAAGGCCGGCGATGGCGCCGTTTTAGCAACATCGCCGCCATACACCCGGTTCCTAGACTCTGGAGTCGACTTCGCCGTGGTATCAGAGAGCATATCACGAACAGACGCGTGGGTCCAGGAATTCATCAGCCACGGCATTCCCTGTGTCAGCGCCGATTACCTGGTCGAGTACGTGTGCAAGCCGGGCCAGCCCCTGGACCGGCACGTTCTCTTCGAGACGAACTGCGTGGCCAGCAAGTCCCTGGAGAAACTCACGAAGAAGCAGGTAGAGATGGCAACGGCGGAGAAGTCGGAACCGTCGGAAGACGACGATCCGGAGGACCTGAGCTGCTCGGCGTGCGGCCGCAGGGACCGGGGAGACGTGATGCTGATCTGCGGCGACGAGGCCGGCGAGGCCGGCTGCGGGATCGGCATGCACATCGACTGCTGCGACCCTCCCCTGGACGCCGTCCCCGACGACGACTGGATGTGCCCCAGGTGCGCCGTGCCGGAGCCCGAGACCGAGACGAAGCATGCTAGAGGCACCGAACGCAGGGGCAGAGGGTCCAGGCGAAGGTGA